A single genomic interval of Nostoc commune NIES-4072 harbors:
- the purE gene encoding 5-(carboxyamino)imidazole ribonucleotide mutase, with the protein MTPLVGIIMGSDSDLPTMKDAIAVCEEFGVEIEVAIVSAHRTPERMVQYAQFAHQRGIKVIIAGAGGAAHLPGMVASLTPLPVIGVPVPTRNLQGVDSLYSILQMPAGIPVATVAIGNAKNAGLLAVQILATHQPELLDKVQQYRQTLCESVIAKQAKLEELGYEQYLQQMF; encoded by the coding sequence ATGACTCCCTTAGTTGGTATTATCATGGGCAGCGATTCCGATTTGCCCACCATGAAGGACGCGATCGCAGTTTGTGAAGAATTTGGTGTTGAAATCGAAGTGGCGATCGTTTCTGCTCATCGTACCCCAGAACGCATGGTGCAATATGCTCAATTTGCACACCAACGCGGTATTAAGGTAATTATTGCTGGTGCTGGTGGTGCAGCACATCTGCCGGGAATGGTAGCCTCTTTAACTCCACTTCCTGTTATTGGTGTTCCTGTACCTACTCGTAACTTACAAGGCGTTGATTCTTTGTATTCTATTTTACAAATGCCTGCGGGTATTCCAGTAGCAACAGTGGCGATCGGTAATGCCAAAAATGCCGGACTTTTAGCAGTACAAATCCTCGCAACTCATCAACCAGAATTGTTAGACAAAGTGCAGCAATATCGCCAAACGTTATGTGAATCAGTAATTGCAAAACAAGCAAAACTAGAAGAATTAGGCTATGAGCAATATTTACAGCAAATGTTTTAA
- the nagA gene encoding N-acetylglucosamine-6-phosphate deacetylase translates to MTKATQNPVDIINARVPGYKDLQMLLVNQEGIIEEILPMGTVGMHRCTSLLDVGGDWISLGGVDLQINGALGLAFPELTAENAHVLQKISQFLWDVGVDGFLPTLVTTSVANIQRSLAIIAEVIPTQNAGARILGVHLEGPFLNLQKRGAHPAEYLLPLTIDQVKRVLGNYAHVVKIITLAPELDPTGEVIPYLRSLGITVSLGHSQATAAQAQRAFEEGATMVTHAFNAMPALHHREPGLLGAAITHPNVMCGFIADGEHVSPTMLQILLRASNYEKGLFLVSDALSPLGLPDGVYPWDSRQIEVKNGTARLANGTLSGTTLPLLVGVQNLVKWGICDVESAILLATNAPRKAIGLPEIVKSQPANLLRWHWDKTTKELTWQRVLSTEMVKKGGGWNLSVTLNTI, encoded by the coding sequence ATGACCAAAGCAACACAAAATCCTGTAGATATTATCAATGCTAGAGTACCTGGTTACAAAGATTTGCAGATGCTCTTGGTTAACCAAGAAGGCATAATTGAAGAAATCTTGCCAATGGGTACGGTAGGGATGCACAGATGTACGTCCCTACTAGATGTTGGTGGTGACTGGATTTCTCTAGGCGGCGTTGATTTGCAAATTAACGGTGCGTTGGGTTTGGCATTTCCCGAATTGACGGCTGAAAATGCTCATGTACTCCAAAAAATCTCACAATTTTTGTGGGATGTTGGGGTAGATGGATTTTTACCTACACTTGTCACAACTTCAGTCGCAAATATTCAGCGATCGCTTGCTATTATTGCTGAGGTTATTCCCACTCAAAATGCTGGTGCCAGGATTCTTGGAGTACATTTAGAAGGCCCCTTTTTGAATCTCCAAAAGCGCGGCGCACATCCAGCAGAGTACTTGTTACCCTTAACAATCGATCAGGTAAAGCGGGTTTTGGGTAATTATGCTCATGTTGTGAAAATCATCACCTTAGCACCGGAGTTAGATCCCACTGGCGAAGTCATTCCATATTTGCGTTCTCTGGGAATTACTGTCAGTTTAGGGCATTCTCAAGCAACAGCTGCCCAAGCGCAACGTGCCTTTGAGGAGGGTGCAACGATGGTAACTCATGCTTTCAACGCCATGCCAGCACTACATCACCGCGAACCAGGATTATTAGGGGCAGCAATTACCCATCCTAATGTAATGTGTGGTTTTATTGCTGATGGTGAACACGTTTCGCCCACGATGCTGCAAATTTTACTTCGCGCTAGTAATTACGAAAAAGGGCTGTTCCTCGTCAGTGATGCCCTTTCACCTTTAGGGCTACCCGATGGGGTGTATCCTTGGGATAGTCGGCAAATTGAAGTTAAAAATGGTACGGCACGACTGGCGAATGGCACTTTGTCGGGGACGACTTTACCTTTGTTAGTGGGAGTGCAGAATTTGGTGAAGTGGGGAATTTGTGACGTAGAAAGTGCAATTTTACTAGCTACTAATGCACCTAGAAAAGCGATTGGTTTACCAGAAATTGTCAAGAGTCAACCCGCTAATTTATTACGCTGGCATTGGGATAAGACTACAAAAGAATTAACTTGGCAACGTGTTCTCAGCACAGAGATGGTGAAGAAGGGAGGAGGTTGGAATTTATCTGTTACTCTCAACACCATCTAA
- a CDS encoding PEP-CTERM sorting domain-containing protein — protein MTVVNGNFEVGTFSNWRTIGDTRIETAALGTGTSEGTFQALLTTGASASGGSVEQSDLEEFLNFSSGLLDNLGNGDATEGSAIKQTFTANAGDVLTFDWNFLTNEATPSSFNDFAFFGVSPFALELADTNSSGFFGTSAVNFSQETGFQTISVGIAQTGTYTLNFGVVDVGDASVDSALIVDNIQVLSLGSIASNNDVLFGATGFVGESPLSSSAITNVEQLTSSNAIGTGRDTTF, from the coding sequence ATGACAGTTGTCAACGGCAATTTTGAGGTTGGTACTTTCAGCAATTGGCGAACTATCGGTGATACCAGGATTGAGACAGCAGCTTTGGGAACTGGTACTAGCGAAGGCACTTTTCAAGCCTTACTTACCACTGGTGCTAGCGCTTCTGGGGGTTCAGTTGAGCAATCAGATTTGGAAGAATTTCTCAATTTCTCATCTGGTCTGTTGGATAATCTAGGTAATGGAGATGCGACAGAAGGTTCTGCAATTAAACAAACTTTTACAGCCAATGCTGGCGATGTCTTGACTTTTGATTGGAACTTCTTGACTAATGAGGCAACTCCATCTTCTTTCAACGATTTTGCGTTTTTTGGCGTCAGTCCTTTTGCTTTGGAATTAGCAGATACTAATTCGAGCGGTTTTTTCGGCACTTCAGCCGTCAATTTTAGTCAAGAAACAGGGTTTCAAACTATTTCTGTTGGCATTGCTCAAACTGGAACCTACACTTTAAATTTTGGGGTTGTAGATGTTGGCGATGCTAGTGTTGATTCGGCACTAATAGTTGACAACATCCAAGTTCTGTCCTTGGGTAGCATTGCTTCAAACAATGATGTCCTATTCGGAGCCACAGGTTTTGTGGGTGAGTCACCCTTGAGTAGTTCTGCAATTACTAATGTTGAACAGCTTACTAGCAGTAACGCCATAGGCACAGGGAGAGACACGACTTTCTAA
- a CDS encoding site-2 protease family protein: MNGTIRVGNLFGIPFYIHPSWFLVLGLVTWSYSSGLAAQFPQLSAGLALLLGLMTALMLFASVVAHELGHSFVAIRQGIDVKSITLFIFGGLASLEKESKTPGEAFWVAIAGPLVSLLLCGIVTAIGVTTTASGPSAAILGVLASVNLALALFNLIPGLPLDGGNILKALVWKITGNPYKGVTFASRVGQIFGWVAILSGVLPLVLFGSAGNFWNLLIGFFLLRNAGNSAQFARVQEKLTGLTAEDAVTHDSPIVSGNLTLREFADERVISGQNWHRFLVTDDDGQLVGAIAIDNLRTIPTALWSQTQVKEVMQPITESTTVQSDQPLLEVMQLLEQQKLSVLTVIRENGALVGILQKAAIIQLLQSRTQPNPA, encoded by the coding sequence ATGAATGGCACAATTCGCGTTGGTAATCTCTTCGGAATTCCCTTCTATATCCATCCGTCATGGTTTTTAGTTCTAGGTTTAGTAACTTGGAGCTATAGCAGTGGACTGGCGGCACAATTTCCCCAATTGTCTGCGGGATTAGCTTTGCTACTGGGATTGATGACAGCGCTGATGTTATTTGCCTCTGTCGTCGCCCATGAATTAGGCCACAGTTTTGTTGCGATTCGTCAGGGTATTGATGTCAAATCTATTACTCTGTTTATATTTGGCGGTTTAGCTAGTTTAGAAAAAGAGTCAAAAACCCCAGGTGAAGCTTTCTGGGTAGCGATCGCCGGGCCCTTAGTTAGCTTACTCTTGTGCGGTATCGTTACAGCTATTGGTGTTACTACTACTGCATCAGGGCCGTCAGCTGCAATTCTAGGTGTTTTAGCTTCTGTTAACTTGGCATTAGCCCTGTTTAACCTGATTCCTGGCTTGCCATTAGATGGCGGAAATATACTGAAAGCTTTGGTTTGGAAAATTACAGGCAATCCTTATAAAGGTGTGACCTTTGCTAGTAGAGTTGGGCAAATCTTTGGTTGGGTAGCAATTCTTTCAGGTGTACTTCCCCTAGTCTTATTTGGCAGCGCCGGTAACTTCTGGAACTTGTTAATTGGTTTCTTCTTGTTGCGAAATGCTGGTAATTCGGCTCAATTTGCTAGAGTGCAAGAAAAACTCACAGGTTTGACTGCTGAAGATGCTGTAACTCATGATAGCCCGATTGTATCTGGTAATCTTACCCTAAGAGAGTTCGCCGATGAGCGAGTTATAAGTGGGCAAAACTGGCATCGGTTCTTGGTGACTGATGATGATGGACAATTAGTAGGTGCGATCGCTATTGATAATTTACGAACCATCCCAACAGCACTGTGGTCACAAACTCAAGTAAAAGAAGTCATGCAACCAATTACCGAATCTACCACAGTTCAATCCGATCAACCTTTGTTGGAAGTCATGCAGTTACTCGAACAACAAAAGCTATCTGTGCTTACTGTGATTCGTGAGAATGGTGCCTTAGTTGGAATCTTACAAAAAGCTGCAATTATCCAGCTACTTCAAAGCCGAACCCAACCTAACCCTGCATAG
- a CDS encoding putative bifunctional diguanylate cyclase/phosphodiesterase, with product MNLNHKLYLYSFLANFRWLKKSYTAKIMLVAFLGTHVPLLTLLLSFVISNSYSLEMAARVMIIALLATLVGTAITLYALNHLLKPVILTSATLQNYLNTKALPELPTEFADEAGTLMADTSQTLHKLDELIHYITNYDDLTGLPNRDLFCDRLREILSQPENNQRLVAVFLLSIDDFTGISHGLEHEAINLLLRAVAQRLSTCMAQTDILAHLSKDEFALVRTEIHSFESVIKLSQVLLSTLSKPFSAGDNLIHITASIGITINDLNERNSVDQLLQQAHIALYQAKQQGRSQYQFYSPEINTQLQERLTLENELHGALERNEMVVYYQPLIDLHSGQITAVEALIRWQHPTLGMISPAKFIPIAEANGAIVQIGEWVLRTACAQNRAWQLAGFTPIRMSVNLSSRQFEQPYLVEIINQILEKTELQASDLELEVTESFLMGNIERSVKTLKQLRELGIWLALDDFGTGYSSLSYLKRFPVNILKIDQSFVQDVVSNPDSAAVTDAIIALAKSLRLSITAEGVETQEQLDYLKMQGCDEGQGYYFSRPVPADVIAPMLQKISQHIEAIAL from the coding sequence ATGAACCTCAATCACAAGCTCTACCTCTACTCGTTCCTAGCTAATTTCAGATGGCTCAAGAAAAGTTACACCGCTAAAATCATGTTGGTGGCATTTTTGGGCACTCACGTACCACTTTTGACCTTACTTTTGAGTTTCGTTATCTCAAACTCCTATTCTTTAGAGATGGCGGCGCGAGTTATGATTATTGCTCTGTTAGCGACGTTAGTGGGTACGGCTATCACCCTCTATGCGCTAAACCATCTCCTCAAACCGGTCATTTTGACATCTGCTACATTGCAAAATTATCTGAACACCAAAGCTCTACCTGAATTGCCCACAGAATTTGCTGATGAAGCGGGTACATTGATGGCGGATACCTCACAAACTCTTCACAAATTAGATGAGTTAATTCACTACATCACTAATTATGATGACCTGACTGGATTACCCAATCGTGATTTATTCTGCGATCGCCTCCGTGAAATTCTATCCCAACCTGAAAACAACCAGCGCCTGGTAGCTGTCTTTTTGCTAAGTATTGATGATTTCACTGGGATAAGTCATGGGTTGGAGCATGAGGCAATAAATTTGTTGTTAAGAGCAGTTGCCCAGAGGTTATCAACCTGCATGGCACAAACAGATATTCTTGCCCATTTGAGCAAAGATGAATTTGCCCTTGTCCGAACAGAAATTCATTCTTTTGAAAGTGTGATTAAGCTATCTCAGGTGCTGTTGAGTACCCTGAGCAAACCTTTTTCTGCTGGGGATAACTTGATTCATATCACTGCCAGCATTGGGATTACAATTAATGACCTAAATGAGCGCAATAGCGTAGACCAACTTTTGCAACAGGCTCATATAGCACTTTACCAGGCAAAGCAGCAAGGGCGTAGCCAATACCAATTCTATTCGCCAGAAATTAATACTCAGTTGCAGGAGCGACTGACATTAGAAAATGAATTACATGGGGCGCTTGAGCGCAACGAAATGGTGGTTTATTATCAACCTCTGATTGATTTACATAGCGGACAAATTACAGCTGTGGAAGCGTTGATTCGCTGGCAGCATCCTACTTTAGGCATGATTTCGCCAGCAAAGTTTATTCCGATTGCAGAAGCCAATGGTGCGATCGTACAAATTGGCGAATGGGTTTTGCGAACTGCTTGCGCCCAAAACCGTGCTTGGCAGCTTGCTGGATTTACCCCAATTAGGATGTCTGTGAACCTGTCATCTCGACAGTTTGAACAACCGTATCTGGTTGAGATCATCAATCAAATTCTTGAAAAAACTGAACTCCAAGCATCCGATCTGGAACTGGAAGTAACAGAAAGCTTCTTAATGGGTAACATTGAGCGATCAGTCAAAACCTTAAAACAATTACGAGAACTCGGTATATGGTTGGCTCTAGACGACTTCGGCACTGGTTATTCCTCCCTGAGCTACTTGAAGCGGTTTCCTGTGAATATACTGAAAATTGATCAGTCATTTGTGCAAGATGTCGTGTCCAATCCTGATAGCGCTGCCGTCACCGATGCCATTATTGCCCTCGCAAAAAGCCTCCGGTTGAGTATCACGGCAGAGGGAGTAGAAACCCAAGAACAGCTTGACTACCTGAAAATGCAGGGATGTGACGAAGGACAGGGTTACTACTTCAGCCGTCCTGTCCCTGCTGATGTAATTGCCCCTATGTTGCAGAAAATTTCTCAGCATATTGAGGCAATTGCACTATAG
- a CDS encoding ester cyclase, with protein sequence MSSKKTTELPLWLQDRDIVIAHDEEVQWREGKRPDYSYTNEFLHQESKFQHPEGSLEAIAQNLVRNFEMEASNKSNPQQWLSIVTDKFKMSTNGGQQYTAQDVAVEGTYNLFLGESEQYSSETETFESSFQVFHNAFPNGFLWELTEVLSGPPNVTFKWRHWGTFNGSYKDYAPTGETIEIVGISIARVSDDLKIESLEHYFDNNVFLQKLTAGGCPFHSQKQ encoded by the coding sequence ATGAGTAGCAAAAAAACTACAGAATTACCGCTCTGGTTACAAGATAGAGATATAGTCATTGCTCATGATGAAGAAGTACAATGGCGAGAAGGAAAACGCCCGGATTATTCTTATACCAATGAATTTCTTCATCAAGAAAGTAAATTTCAGCATCCAGAAGGTTCTTTAGAAGCGATCGCACAAAACTTAGTCCGAAATTTTGAGATGGAAGCTTCTAATAAATCTAATCCTCAACAGTGGCTTTCTATTGTTACTGATAAGTTTAAGATGAGTACCAATGGAGGGCAACAATACACTGCTCAGGATGTTGCAGTCGAAGGTACTTATAATCTCTTCCTGGGTGAAAGTGAGCAATATAGCTCTGAAACAGAAACCTTTGAATCTTCATTTCAGGTTTTTCATAATGCTTTTCCTAATGGCTTCCTTTGGGAATTAACAGAAGTCCTTTCGGGGCCACCTAATGTTACTTTTAAGTGGCGGCATTGGGGAACATTTAATGGTTCTTATAAAGACTATGCACCTACAGGAGAAACAATAGAAATCGTAGGAATTAGCATTGCTCGCGTGAGTGATGATTTGAAGATTGAATCTTTAGAGCATTATTTTGATAATAATGTCTTTCTTCAAAAATTAACCGCAGGGGGTTGTCCTTTCCATTCCCAAAAGCAGTAG
- a CDS encoding 5'-methylthioadenosine/S-adenosylhomocysteine nucleosidase family protein: MKPLLKYLQQGQFLGTSRVLIMGICGSLSDRYTVGDIVLYQDCIYQGKRLECDRTFTAQLHSALSTDAINRVSPHSLPNLVKSLTSDRVIWSAAEKRRLGEMAADVVDMEGFTALEFFNAAGVAVAMLRVVSDDCQHNIPDLTPAINSDGSLNPLPLAMGMLRQPLAATRLIRGSLTALKVLKQVTNRLFSGNRL, encoded by the coding sequence ATGAAGCCTTTACTTAAATACCTACAACAAGGACAATTTTTAGGGACTTCCAGAGTGCTGATTATGGGTATCTGTGGCAGCTTGAGCGATCGCTATACAGTTGGTGATATTGTTTTGTATCAAGATTGTATTTATCAAGGGAAGCGGCTAGAGTGCGATCGCACTTTCACAGCACAATTACACTCAGCACTCAGTACAGACGCGATTAATCGCGTTTCTCCCCACTCCCTACCCAATTTAGTCAAGTCACTGACAAGCGATCGTGTAATTTGGTCTGCTGCCGAAAAACGTCGTTTAGGTGAGATGGCGGCTGATGTTGTTGATATGGAAGGATTTACCGCCCTAGAGTTTTTCAATGCAGCTGGAGTTGCAGTGGCAATGCTGCGAGTAGTCAGCGATGATTGTCAGCACAATATCCCTGATCTCACACCAGCAATTAACTCTGATGGTTCCCTAAATCCTTTGCCTTTAGCGATGGGAATGCTTCGACAGCCCCTTGCTGCTACTCGGCTGATTCGAGGTTCATTAACAGCATTAAAGGTGTTAAAGCAAGTTACGAATCGCCTCTTTTCTGGCAATAGATTGTAG
- a CDS encoding group II intron reverse transcriptase/maturase, whose amino-acid sequence MIRHSYKTSESWRALPWKKFRRNLFRLQKRVFKAVQVGDKRKARSLQKLILKSTSARFLAIRLVSQLNAGKKTAGIDGKKSLSFEERFKLEELLKMNSGNWKHQGLREIPIPKKDGTTRMLKIPTIADRAWQCLAKYALEPAHEATFHARSYGFRTGRSAHDAQKYIFENLKSTSNGIEKRVIELDIEKCFDRINHSAIMDELIAPFGLKLGIYRCLKAGVNPEFPELGTPQGGVVSPLLANIALNGIESIHRHHVQYRDGKRITPKTSAERIAEPSIRYADDMVIILRPEDDATEILERISEFLRKRGMNVSQKKTKVTAATDGFDFLGWHFKVQKNGKFRCSPSVDNFKAFRKKVKYIVNNSNYGATTKALELAPVVRGWRNYHKFCKMDGSRNSLYHIETRAYRVFNKETKQNRYSSKKLLDKGFPAVSYSENKHVSVKGLKSPYDGDIAYWSERNSMLYEGETSIALKKQNHRCASCGLRFINEERVHLHHIDGNHANWKKNNLEAIHESCHDYKHMSKGAS is encoded by the coding sequence ATGATTAGACACAGTTATAAAACTAGTGAATCTTGGAGAGCTTTACCGTGGAAGAAATTCCGCCGTAACCTTTTCCGCCTTCAAAAGCGCGTATTTAAAGCTGTTCAAGTTGGAGACAAGCGGAAAGCTCGGTCACTCCAAAAGCTTATTCTTAAATCCACCTCGGCTCGATTTCTTGCAATAAGACTTGTATCTCAGCTAAACGCTGGTAAAAAGACGGCTGGTATTGATGGGAAGAAATCCCTCTCATTTGAAGAACGCTTCAAACTTGAAGAACTACTGAAAATGAACAGTGGAAATTGGAAGCATCAAGGACTAAGGGAAATCCCCATCCCCAAAAAGGACGGGACTACCAGAATGCTCAAGATACCGACCATCGCGGATAGAGCTTGGCAATGCCTAGCAAAATATGCACTCGAACCAGCACACGAAGCCACTTTCCATGCTAGGAGCTATGGGTTTAGAACTGGGCGCTCTGCCCATGATGCACAAAAGTACATCTTTGAAAATCTTAAATCCACATCCAATGGAATAGAAAAACGAGTAATTGAACTCGATATTGAAAAGTGCTTCGATAGGATTAACCACTCAGCAATAATGGACGAACTCATTGCCCCTTTTGGCTTAAAACTCGGAATATACCGATGCCTCAAGGCAGGGGTAAATCCAGAATTCCCAGAACTTGGAACCCCACAAGGGGGAGTGGTCAGCCCATTACTAGCTAATATTGCGCTCAACGGAATTGAGAGTATCCACAGACACCACGTTCAATATAGAGATGGTAAAAGGATTACACCTAAAACATCGGCAGAAAGAATTGCCGAGCCATCAATCCGATACGCGGATGACATGGTTATTATACTCCGACCCGAAGATGATGCAACAGAGATACTTGAAAGAATCAGCGAGTTCCTCCGCAAACGCGGAATGAATGTAAGCCAAAAGAAAACCAAAGTTACCGCCGCGACAGATGGGTTTGATTTCCTCGGCTGGCACTTCAAAGTCCAGAAAAACGGAAAGTTCAGATGTAGCCCCTCAGTGGACAACTTCAAAGCTTTTCGTAAGAAAGTAAAATACATCGTCAACAACTCGAATTATGGTGCTACCACAAAGGCTCTTGAATTAGCCCCGGTAGTTAGAGGTTGGAGGAATTACCATAAGTTCTGCAAGATGGACGGGTCTAGAAACTCGCTATACCACATCGAAACAAGAGCATACAGGGTATTTAACAAGGAAACCAAACAAAACCGCTACTCTAGCAAGAAGTTACTAGACAAGGGATTCCCAGCAGTTTCCTACTCCGAAAATAAACACGTCTCAGTCAAAGGATTAAAATCCCCCTATGACGGAGATATAGCCTACTGGAGCGAACGTAATAGTATGCTCTACGAGGGCGAAACTTCTATTGCTCTTAAGAAGCAAAACCATAGATGTGCTTCCTGCGGCTTAAGGTTCATCAATGAAGAACGGGTTCACCTGCATCACATCGATGGAAATCACGCCAACTGGAAGAAAAACAATCTGGAAGCAATTCATGAGAGTTGCCACGATTATAAACACATGAGCAAAGGCGCAAGCTAA